In a single window of the Acipenser ruthenus chromosome 8, fAciRut3.2 maternal haplotype, whole genome shotgun sequence genome:
- the LOC117972616 gene encoding ICOS ligand-like isoform X1, with the protein MKKKTQDIEMDHINGNVITSFHKTSAEWKVVLLICFSLLNTGCSALHNVKGLVGKSVELSCHCKFPTHTIKLLYMQKYDSNNEEIMVAAYYSGEAIKDEYINEAFRNRTRIDLYEQVVELLDIRISDEGKYKCFVQNKTTGSVYTFEFLVTVTAKFTRPVVLKSEDSNDGNYTCFSSGGYPAHNVKWHFNPDLNTSDWFIVEEKKNKDPQTGLFNVSSTITINSPLNLNICCSVQNETSLTIETYIPTADTPFDNMLVYAAVAAVAMITVCMVICIVWRMKKSCSLNVSVRQPRIEDTNQQETTGIMESST; encoded by the exons atgaaaaaaaaaactcaagataTTGAAATGGACCACATAAATGGAAAT GTAATCACAAGTTTTCACAAAACAAGTGCTGA GTGGAAAGTTGTTCTCTTAATATGCTTTTCATTGCTAAACACAg GTTGTTCAGCTTTACACAACGTCAAAGGATTGGTTGGCAAAAGTGTTGAACTTTCTTGTCATTGTAAGTTCCCAACCCATACAATCAAATTACTCTACATGCAAAAATATGACTCCAATAATGAGGAAATCATGGTGGCTGCATACTACTCTGGAGAGGCAattaaagatgaatacattaatGAAGCTTTCAGAAATCGTACAAGGATTGACCTATATGAGCAGGTGGTGGAGCTTTTGGATATAAGGATTTCAGATGAGGGAAAATACAAGTGTtttgttcaaaataaaacaacaggaaGTGTGTACACATTTGAATTCCTGGTAACGGTTACAG CTAAATTTACACGGCCAGTGGTGCTGAAGAGTGAAGATAGCAACGATGGAAATTATACCTGCTTCTCCAGTGGAGGATACCCTGCACATAATGTGAAATGGCACTTTAACCCTGACCTGAACACCTCAGACTGGTTCattgtggaagaaaaaaaaaacaaagatcctCAAACTGGATTGTTCAATGTTTCAAGCACAATTACAATTAACAGCCCGCTAAATTTGAACATCTGCTGCTCTGTTCAAAATGAGACATCGCTGACGATTGAAACAT ATATACCAACAGCGGACACACCCTTTGATAACATGTTGGTgtatgctgctgttgctgctgttgctaTGATTACAGTTTGTATGGTTATCTGCATTGTATGGAGGATGAAAAAATCTTGTTCTCTAAACGTATCCG ttagGCAACCTAGAATTGAAGATACCAATCA GCAGGAGACAACTGGTATAATGGAATCGAGCACTTGA
- the LOC117972616 gene encoding ICOS ligand-like isoform X2 — translation MKKKTQDIEMDHINGNVITSFHKTSAEWKVVLLICFSLLNTGCSALHNVKGLVGKSVELSCHCKFPTHTIKLLYMQKYDSNNEEIMVAAYYSGEAIKDEYINEAFRNRTRIDLYEQVVELLDIRISDEGKYKCFVQNKTTGSVYTFEFLVTVTAKFTRPVVLKSEDSNDGNYTCFSSGGYPAHNVKWHFNPDLNTSDWFIVEEKKNKDPQTGLFNVSSTITINSPLNLNICCSVQNETSLTIETYIPTADTPFDNMLVYAAVAAVAMITVCMVICIVWRMKKSCSLNVSGNLELKIPISRRQLV, via the exons atgaaaaaaaaaactcaagataTTGAAATGGACCACATAAATGGAAAT GTAATCACAAGTTTTCACAAAACAAGTGCTGA GTGGAAAGTTGTTCTCTTAATATGCTTTTCATTGCTAAACACAg GTTGTTCAGCTTTACACAACGTCAAAGGATTGGTTGGCAAAAGTGTTGAACTTTCTTGTCATTGTAAGTTCCCAACCCATACAATCAAATTACTCTACATGCAAAAATATGACTCCAATAATGAGGAAATCATGGTGGCTGCATACTACTCTGGAGAGGCAattaaagatgaatacattaatGAAGCTTTCAGAAATCGTACAAGGATTGACCTATATGAGCAGGTGGTGGAGCTTTTGGATATAAGGATTTCAGATGAGGGAAAATACAAGTGTtttgttcaaaataaaacaacaggaaGTGTGTACACATTTGAATTCCTGGTAACGGTTACAG CTAAATTTACACGGCCAGTGGTGCTGAAGAGTGAAGATAGCAACGATGGAAATTATACCTGCTTCTCCAGTGGAGGATACCCTGCACATAATGTGAAATGGCACTTTAACCCTGACCTGAACACCTCAGACTGGTTCattgtggaagaaaaaaaaaacaaagatcctCAAACTGGATTGTTCAATGTTTCAAGCACAATTACAATTAACAGCCCGCTAAATTTGAACATCTGCTGCTCTGTTCAAAATGAGACATCGCTGACGATTGAAACAT ATATACCAACAGCGGACACACCCTTTGATAACATGTTGGTgtatgctgctgttgctgctgttgctaTGATTACAGTTTGTATGGTTATCTGCATTGTATGGAGGATGAAAAAATCTTGTTCTCTAAACGTATCCG GCAACCTAGAATTGAAGATACCAATCA GCAGGAGACAACTGGTATAA